In Piliocolobus tephrosceles isolate RC106 chromosome 12, ASM277652v3, whole genome shotgun sequence, one DNA window encodes the following:
- the LOC111535958 gene encoding uncharacterized protein LOC111535958: protein MGSTGGNPGWVRLALCLADLVLSLYALHVKAARALGRDYRALCDMGTAISCPAHPIVRLPVDALGLCPAAAELPAGSGWFCLPGLDSVLCALRFLHRLHHHLCHQRGPDVSQFPEGPRTPGQG from the exons ATGGGGAGTACTGGGGGGAACCCTGGCTGGGTGCGGCTCGCGCTCTGCCTGGCTGACTTAGTGCTATCGCTCTACGCGCTGCACGTGAAGGCCGCGCGCGCCCTGGGCCGGGATTACCGCGCTCTCTGCGACATGGGCACCGCCATTAGCTGTCCCGCGCATC CTATTGTTAGGTTGCCCGTGGACGCGCTGGGCCTCTGTCCTGCTGCTGCTGAGCTCCCTGCTGGCTCTGGCTGGTTCTGTCTACCTGGCCTGGATTCTGTTCTTTGTGCTCTACGATTTCTGCATCGTTTGCATCACCACCTATGCCATCAACGTGGGCCTGATGTGTCTCAGTTTCCGGAAGGTCCAAGAACCCCAGGGCAAGGCTAA